The sequence GGAATATATAGAGCCGGCAATATACCAAAAGCCTGCAACGGAAAGAAGAAAAAAGGCAAAATTATGATTCATACAGTTGGTTTGGCAGATATGAAAATATCTTCTTCAAAAGAAGATATCATCATAACCCATGGACTGGGAAGCTGTTTAGGTATTACCGTCTATGACCCTTTGGCTCATATAGGTGGAATGCTTCATGTAATGCTTCCTTTTTCCAATATCGACCCTGAAAGAGCAAAGGAAAAACCTTTTATGTTTGTTGACACGGGATTGCCTAAACTTTTTATAAGCTGTTACGAGATGGGAGCTTCCAAAGATAGACTAATTGTAACTGTGTGCGGC is a genomic window of Candidatus Schekmanbacteria bacterium containing:
- a CDS encoding chemotaxis protein CheD, whose translation is MIHTVGLADMKISSSKEDIIITHGLGSCLGITVYDPLAHIGGMLHVMLPFSNIDPERAKEKPFMFVDTGLPKLFISCYEMGASKDRLIVTVCGGANPLGMSNNKVFNIGERNFAILQKLLDKNNVSLAACDIGGTQSRTMTLEIATGRVSLKINGYENKVLFDASTDKSAQVFK